The proteins below are encoded in one region of Scomber japonicus isolate fScoJap1 chromosome 2, fScoJap1.pri, whole genome shotgun sequence:
- the LOC128376817 gene encoding equilibrative nucleoside transporter 2-like has translation MWNEKKQNPPADRGQAVGIIIFILGLGTLLPWNFFITASQYFNGRLTLPNVTANGTSGVTTKNYNYDSWMALLSQLPLLMFTLLNSFLYQLVKERLRVSFSLITIFFLFCLTAALVQVEMEPDTFFSVTMATIWFINMCGAVLQGSLFGVVGLFPSRYSTLFMSGQGLAGTFAAVAMLCSILSNAGETSAALGYFITPCVATLVTLFCYLLLPHLEFARFYLNRSQCNKQETSKELLNIEKDMEANGKFIDPEESQERLSVFAVFKKIWLMALCVTCIFAVTLAVFPVITVRVKTVYEGNAAWEKVFTCVCCFIVFNVMDLVGRSAPSLVQWPSKESLAFPAAVLSRAIFIPLLMVCNIQNSKLTVIFSHDCAFVTIMALFSFSNGYLASLCMAYAPQLVRSKDCETAGSLMTFFLVLGLAVGASLSFPLGYLVLPTDTQT, from the exons ATGTGGAACGAGAAGAAGCAAAATCCACCTGCTGACCG ggGTCAGGCTGTCggcatcatcatcttcatcctcggGTTGGGAACTCTGCTGCCCTGGAACTTCTTCATCACGGCTTCTCAG TATTTTAACGGACGCCTCACGCTACCCAACGTCACCGCTAACGGCACATCGGGCGTCACCACTAAGAACTACAACTATGACAGCTGGATGGCGCTACTCTCCCAGCTGCCTCTGCTGATGTTCACTCTGCTCAACTCTTTCCTCTATCAGCT gGTGAAAGAGCGCCTCCGTGTGTCCTTCAGCCTCATcaccatcttcttcctcttctgcctCACCGCCGCTCTGGTCCAAGTCGAGATGGAGCCGGACACCTTCTTCtccgtcaccatggcaaccatcTGGTTCATCAACA tgtGCGGTGCCGTGTTACAGGGAAGTCTTTTCGGCGTGGTCGGTCTGTTCCCGTCTCGTTACAGCACTCTGTTTATGAGCGGTCAGGGTCTAGCTGGGACCTTCGCTGCCGTCGCCATGCTCTGCTCCATCCTCA gtAACGCAGGTGAGACCTCGGCTGCGTTGGGATACTTCATCACTCCATGTGTCGCCACGCTGGTCACTTTGTTCTGTTACCTGCTGCTGCCGCACCTG GAGTTTGCTCGTTTCTATCTGAACAGAAGTCAGTGTAATAAACAGGAGACGTCAAAGGAGCTCCTCAATATAG AGAAAGACATGGAGGCCAACGGGAAGTTTATTGATCCGGAGGAAAGTCAGGAGCGCTTGTCCGTCTTCGCTGTtttcaaaaag ATCTGGCTCATGGCTCTGTGTGTGACTTGTATTTTCGCCGTCACTCTGGCCGTGTTTCCTGTCATCACGGTCCGAGTGAAGACCGTCTACGAGGGCAACGCTGCCTGGG AAAAAGTTTTCACCTGCGTTTGCTGCTTCATCGTTTTCAATGTCATGGACTTGGTCGGCCGCAGCGCCCCGTCTCTCGTCCAATGG CCGTCGAAGGAGAGTCTTGCGTTTCCTGCTGCCGTTTTATCTCGTGCGATCTTCATCCCTCTGCTCATGGTGTGTAACATCCAGAACTCCAAACTCACCGTCATCTTCAGCCACGACTGCGCCTTCGTCACCATCATGGCCCTGTTCTCCTTCTCCAACGGATACTTGGCGAGCCTCTGCATGGCCTACGCTCCTCA GTTGGTGCGCTCTAAGGACTGTGAGACCGCCGGCTCTCTCATGACCTTCTTCCTGGTTCTGGGTTTGGCAGTTGGAGCGTCGCTGTCCTTCCCGCTGGGGTACCTGGTGCTTCCGACAGACACGCAGACGTGA